Proteins encoded in a region of the Desulfolucanica intricata genome:
- a CDS encoding vWA domain-containing protein, with protein MEHIKIDLALDKTTLIPEKQQTAYLMIKLTAPEQVVESRPAQNLSFVIDRSGSMHGEKLDYTKKAVSFAVGHLDSQDHCSVVAFDDLVSLVVPSHKVENKDALKMAVKSIYSGSTTNLSGGLLMGFREVKLAYREKQINRVLLLTDGMANVGITDHDKLVAKARELAAGGVSLSTFGLGEDFEEDLLQAMAEAGGGNFYYIEAPEQIPGIFEQELSGLLSIAAQNLTVRVKPGSGVTVTGVLGYPFTSDNSINVSLPDIYNGETKILIMELSISPHSEGSHDLLNLELDYTDVRKNLALINLKAGLKVNFSTNSEEGPVENLEVIKQVELFRCAQVKEEAIWLADRGDYVGSRQVLQSRLNNIQAFNQMVCDSEINLEIEELKENLSFMSEIGYNKTSRKKMSYNAYRQRTGRGNRQQ; from the coding sequence ATGGAACATATTAAGATTGACTTAGCCCTGGATAAAACCACACTTATCCCGGAAAAACAGCAGACAGCTTATTTAATGATTAAACTCACCGCCCCGGAGCAGGTGGTAGAAAGCAGGCCCGCACAAAATCTATCCTTTGTTATTGACCGCAGTGGCAGCATGCACGGAGAAAAGTTAGATTATACCAAAAAAGCCGTTTCCTTTGCAGTGGGGCACCTGGATTCCCAGGATCACTGCTCAGTGGTAGCCTTTGATGACCTTGTTTCACTGGTAGTACCCTCACATAAAGTAGAAAACAAAGATGCACTGAAAATGGCTGTGAAAAGTATCTATAGCGGCAGTACTACCAATTTGAGCGGCGGATTGTTGATGGGCTTCCGGGAAGTGAAGTTGGCCTACCGGGAAAAGCAAATTAACCGGGTGCTGCTGCTTACTGACGGTATGGCTAATGTTGGGATCACAGATCACGATAAACTGGTGGCCAAGGCCCGGGAACTGGCTGCCGGGGGAGTAAGCCTGTCTACCTTCGGACTGGGGGAAGATTTTGAAGAGGACCTGCTGCAGGCAATGGCCGAGGCCGGTGGCGGCAACTTCTATTATATTGAAGCACCGGAACAAATTCCGGGTATTTTTGAGCAGGAACTCAGCGGACTGTTAAGTATCGCAGCCCAGAATCTTACTGTAAGGGTAAAACCCGGTTCGGGTGTAACGGTAACCGGGGTATTGGGTTATCCCTTCACGTCTGATAACAGCATCAACGTAAGCCTGCCGGATATCTACAACGGTGAAACAAAAATTCTTATAATGGAACTTAGTATCTCCCCACATTCTGAGGGCAGCCATGACCTGCTTAACCTGGAGCTGGATTATACAGATGTCAGGAAAAACCTCGCCCTTATAAACCTAAAGGCTGGTTTAAAGGTTAATTTCAGTACCAATTCCGAAGAAGGCCCGGTGGAAAATCTCGAGGTTATAAAACAAGTCGAACTTTTCCGCTGTGCACAGGTAAAAGAAGAGGCTATCTGGCTGGCAGACCGGGGAGATTATGTTGGCAGTAGACAGGTACTGCAAAGCCGGCTGAACAATATCCAAGCCTTTAATCAAATGGTGTGTGACAGTGAAATAAACCTTGAAATAGAGGAACTTAAGGAAAACCTCTCCTTTATGTCGGAGATAGGTTATAACAAAACCTCCCGTAAAAAAATGTCCTACAATGCCTACCGGCAGAGAACTGGCCGGGGTAACAGGCAGCAGTAA
- the brxL gene encoding protease Lon-related BREX system protein BrxL, which produces MENAARGEAIEISLNEKLNKYFPGRVVRKDLTKKIKEGANVPVYVLEYLLGMYCATDDEDSINEGVERVKQILSNNFVRPDEAEKIKSKIRETGQYTVIDKISVKLNEKKDIYVSEFSNLGLKEVNIAPHYVKEYEKLLAGGIWCILKMGYNFDEEVKSVSPFIINSLTPIQMPNLDLEEIFQQRRYFSKDEWIDVLLRSIGMEPTQLENNVKWHLLTRMVPLVENNYNVCELGPRGTGKSHIYKEISPNSILISGGQTTVANLFYNMARRTIGLVGLWDTVAFDEVAGITFKDKDGIQIMKDYMASGSFARGKEEKNASASMVFVGNINQSVDVLLKTSHLFDPFPDAMAYDSAFFDRMHYYIPGWEIPKMRPEFFTNEYGFITDYIAEFFREMRKRSFSDALDKYFRIGNNLNQRDVIAVRKTVSGLVKLIYPNGEFDREAIEEILRYALVGRRRVKEQLKKIGGMEFYDVHFSYIDNETLIEEFVSVPEQGGSKLIPEGIAKPGHIFTVGHGDSGMIGVFKIETEVVPGSGKFDRTGLGSNREAKESIATAFNYFKANKKNISGTISVQNNDYLMHVQDLQGIGLTSTLSLAAFIALCSGAMRKPVQSQMVVLGSMSIGGTINKVEELSNVLQVCLDAGAKKILLPMASAVDIPTVPPELFAKFQISFYQSPEDAVFKALGVE; this is translated from the coding sequence ATGGAGAATGCTGCTAGGGGAGAAGCCATAGAGATTAGCTTAAATGAAAAATTAAATAAATATTTTCCCGGCAGGGTTGTTAGAAAAGACCTGACTAAAAAGATTAAAGAAGGGGCCAATGTCCCTGTATATGTGCTGGAGTACCTGTTGGGCATGTACTGTGCCACAGACGATGAAGATAGTATTAATGAAGGTGTGGAGAGAGTCAAACAGATTCTCTCTAATAATTTTGTCCGGCCCGATGAGGCAGAAAAAATTAAGTCTAAGATTCGCGAAACCGGCCAGTACACGGTAATAGACAAGATTAGTGTAAAGCTAAATGAAAAGAAAGATATTTATGTATCTGAATTTTCTAATTTAGGTTTAAAAGAAGTTAATATTGCCCCCCACTATGTGAAGGAATATGAAAAACTGTTGGCCGGTGGTATCTGGTGCATTCTAAAGATGGGCTATAATTTTGATGAGGAAGTTAAAAGTGTCAGTCCTTTTATAATTAACAGCCTCACCCCCATTCAAATGCCGAATTTAGACCTGGAAGAAATCTTTCAGCAGAGACGTTACTTTTCAAAAGATGAGTGGATCGACGTACTTCTAAGATCAATTGGAATGGAACCAACCCAGCTGGAGAACAATGTGAAATGGCATTTGTTAACCAGGATGGTTCCACTGGTAGAGAATAACTATAATGTTTGTGAATTAGGCCCCAGGGGGACCGGTAAATCTCATATCTATAAAGAAATCTCACCCAACTCGATCTTAATATCCGGTGGACAAACTACTGTTGCTAATCTTTTCTATAACATGGCCAGAAGAACAATCGGTCTGGTAGGTCTATGGGATACAGTAGCCTTTGATGAAGTGGCGGGGATTACTTTTAAGGATAAAGACGGCATCCAAATTATGAAGGATTATATGGCCTCGGGGTCCTTTGCCCGGGGGAAAGAGGAAAAAAACGCTTCGGCCTCTATGGTGTTTGTGGGTAATATTAATCAGAGTGTGGATGTGCTGTTAAAAACATCCCATTTATTTGACCCATTTCCTGATGCTATGGCATATGACTCTGCCTTTTTCGACCGGATGCACTACTATATACCCGGCTGGGAAATTCCTAAAATGAGGCCGGAGTTTTTTACCAATGAATACGGTTTTATCACTGATTATATTGCAGAATTCTTTAGAGAAATGAGAAAAAGATCCTTTTCAGATGCTTTAGATAAGTACTTTAGGATTGGTAACAACTTGAATCAAAGAGATGTAATTGCCGTAAGAAAAACTGTATCAGGACTGGTGAAGTTAATTTACCCCAATGGTGAATTTGACAGAGAGGCGATCGAAGAAATATTAAGATATGCCCTGGTGGGAAGAAGAAGAGTTAAGGAACAGCTTAAAAAAATAGGCGGTATGGAATTTTATGATGTGCATTTCTCTTATATCGATAATGAGACATTAATTGAAGAGTTTGTTTCTGTACCGGAACAAGGGGGTAGTAAACTAATTCCTGAAGGAATAGCTAAACCCGGTCATATCTTTACAGTTGGGCATGGAGATTCCGGCATGATTGGTGTCTTTAAGATAGAAACAGAAGTTGTACCGGGCTCAGGAAAATTTGACAGGACTGGCCTTGGCTCCAATAGAGAGGCTAAAGAGAGTATTGCCACTGCTTTTAACTATTTTAAAGCAAACAAAAAGAATATCAGCGGGACAATTTCAGTTCAAAATAATGATTACTTGATGCATGTTCAGGATTTACAGGGAATAGGACTTACTTCAACATTGTCCCTGGCTGCCTTTATTGCACTTTGTTCTGGTGCTATGAGAAAACCGGTCCAAAGCCAAATGGTTGTATTGGGTTCTATGAGTATAGGTGGGACTATTAATAAGGTAGAAGAATTATCGAATGTTTTACAAGTGTGTCTTGATGCAGGGGCAAAAAAGATATTACTGCCCATGGCTTCTGCCGTTGATATTCCGACTGTTCCCCCGGAACTATTTGCAAAGTTCCAGATTTCATTCTATCAGAGTCCGGAAGACGCTGTCTTTAAGGCGTTGGGAGTGGAATAA
- the pglZ gene encoding BREX-1 system phosphatase PglZ type A, whose amino-acid sequence MNLDEIKKVLDGMLNKGASDGKKRSIVFWYDEEAEFVEEIDELKLENAKILKLKDNNSFAIKYQIEKADTGSNYLIYSSSPKPVPRENWLLDILKYSSEFSTDKTTVIMRDLGVKDASLRNVFKKYMKFFNNKERYKKFASYNIEEYTEQKINIAVLSVLCKLHVPDFEAVVKTILMGELNEVNKYLENIEKFGNMEAFWELVEKTYGYNLPEKTLQNLLIVLMVTHLCYNLEGDIPKTWQEYISTRRSDVIVFMNHFMNHSVDSKIFDKLSVQVEKQLNIKGYINNWDLNSYIKCDTFSVFDEVIIEKLINNLLMDVGEFEKYRKFINSRRTTHWFNRFKEEYEAIYYAMEILRMERELAKTIKGSSAYELVDAYVREYHLLDMFYRKFYTAFDRIENKEPFIKLGEKIENTYTHWYLNELSVKWSGIIEEELKDNWEIRGINRQHSFYDDYIARHIRHEQRVFVIISDALRYEAAREFSSILNTERKGSTEIFFMQGCVPSYTGLGMACLLPHRSVEINERAEILVDGLNSQGTENRQRILLNYAKDAVAVTYNDLKDMKRPEYKEKFEGKKLIYIYHNAIDARGDHAATEREVFDAVEKAYEDLRLLIKNLINNLSATNIYITADHGFIYRRSELKESDKVPKTIANVLVEKRRFILTGDRENIEGTLAFSMNYILGKETNLKAIVPRGVNIFRIQGTGVNYIHGGASLQEIVIPVIKFKNGRSKSDALAVKKVAVKLTNISRKITNRITYLEFFQTEKVEDKRVPMRLKLYFEDEEGNRISNENIIIADSRSVKPEERTYREKFTLKDLPYDRGKKYYLVLEDEEETVEKIYERIPFIIDLAIVNDFGF is encoded by the coding sequence ATGAATTTAGATGAGATTAAAAAAGTGTTAGACGGTATGCTGAACAAAGGGGCTTCTGACGGCAAAAAGCGCAGCATCGTCTTCTGGTATGATGAAGAAGCTGAATTTGTGGAAGAGATAGATGAATTAAAACTGGAGAATGCCAAAATATTAAAGTTGAAGGACAACAACAGTTTTGCTATTAAATACCAAATAGAGAAGGCAGATACCGGTTCTAATTATCTTATTTATTCTTCTTCGCCCAAGCCGGTACCCAGGGAGAACTGGCTTTTAGATATCTTAAAATACAGCAGCGAATTTTCCACAGATAAAACTACTGTCATCATGAGGGATTTAGGAGTCAAGGATGCATCCCTCAGAAATGTCTTCAAAAAATATATGAAGTTTTTTAATAACAAAGAAAGATATAAAAAATTTGCCTCATATAATATTGAAGAATACACAGAGCAGAAAATTAATATCGCAGTGTTATCGGTGCTTTGTAAACTTCATGTACCGGATTTTGAGGCTGTGGTTAAAACTATCCTTATGGGAGAGTTAAATGAAGTAAATAAATACCTGGAGAATATTGAGAAATTCGGGAACATGGAAGCCTTCTGGGAGCTTGTTGAGAAAACTTACGGGTATAATCTTCCAGAAAAAACTTTGCAAAATCTGCTGATTGTGCTTATGGTAACTCATCTTTGTTATAACCTGGAAGGTGATATTCCAAAAACCTGGCAGGAATATATTTCAACCAGAAGGTCTGATGTGATTGTGTTTATGAATCATTTTATGAACCATTCGGTAGACAGTAAGATTTTCGACAAGTTATCCGTGCAGGTTGAAAAACAGTTAAATATAAAAGGGTATATCAATAACTGGGATCTAAATAGCTACATAAAATGCGATACCTTCAGTGTCTTTGATGAAGTAATCATTGAAAAACTAATCAATAATCTATTAATGGATGTTGGAGAGTTTGAGAAATACCGGAAATTTATTAACAGCCGGAGGACCACCCACTGGTTCAACCGGTTTAAGGAAGAATACGAAGCAATTTATTACGCGATGGAAATACTCAGAATGGAACGGGAATTGGCTAAGACTATCAAGGGTAGTTCAGCTTATGAGCTTGTTGATGCCTATGTAAGGGAATATCACTTATTGGACATGTTCTACCGAAAGTTTTATACAGCTTTCGATCGGATAGAAAATAAAGAGCCTTTTATTAAGCTGGGCGAGAAAATAGAAAATACTTACACGCACTGGTATTTAAATGAGCTGTCTGTCAAGTGGTCCGGAATCATAGAAGAAGAACTTAAGGACAATTGGGAAATCCGTGGCATTAACCGGCAGCATAGTTTCTATGATGATTATATAGCCCGACATATCAGGCACGAACAAAGAGTATTTGTTATTATCTCAGATGCCTTAAGGTATGAGGCGGCCAGAGAATTTAGCAGCATTTTAAATACGGAAAGAAAAGGTTCCACAGAGATTTTCTTTATGCAGGGGTGTGTACCGTCTTATACCGGGCTGGGCATGGCCTGCCTGCTGCCGCATAGGAGCGTAGAGATTAATGAACGGGCTGAGATTTTAGTGGATGGACTGAATTCCCAGGGTACGGAGAACAGGCAAAGGATACTGCTAAATTATGCTAAAGATGCTGTTGCTGTAACCTACAATGATCTTAAAGACATGAAAAGGCCCGAGTATAAGGAGAAATTTGAAGGTAAGAAACTAATCTACATTTATCACAATGCCATTGACGCCAGGGGTGATCATGCTGCTACAGAAAGAGAAGTTTTTGATGCAGTGGAAAAAGCCTATGAAGATCTGCGGCTGCTCATTAAAAACCTGATTAATAACTTAAGTGCCACTAATATTTATATTACTGCGGACCATGGCTTTATTTACAGACGGTCGGAATTAAAGGAAAGTGATAAAGTTCCGAAGACCATAGCAAACGTCCTGGTAGAGAAAAGAAGATTCATATTAACCGGTGACAGGGAAAATATTGAAGGAACTTTAGCCTTTTCCATGAATTATATCCTGGGTAAAGAAACTAACCTTAAGGCCATTGTACCGAGGGGAGTTAATATCTTTAGAATTCAGGGTACAGGTGTTAATTATATTCACGGGGGGGCATCGCTCCAGGAAATTGTCATTCCTGTAATTAAATTCAAGAATGGCAGGAGTAAATCAGATGCTTTAGCTGTTAAAAAGGTAGCTGTAAAACTAACTAATATATCCAGAAAGATTACGAACCGGATTACCTATTTAGAATTTTTCCAGACCGAAAAAGTAGAGGACAAGCGGGTACCTATGCGGCTTAAACTTTATTTTGAAGATGAAGAGGGTAACAGAATCTCCAACGAAAATATTATCATAGCTGACAGCAGATCAGTAAAACCCGAGGAGCGGACATACAGGGAAAAGTTTACCCTAAAGGATCTGCCGTATGATAGGGGTAAAAAATACTATTTGGTACTGGAAGACGAAGAAGAGACAGTAGAGAAAATCTACGAAAGGATTCCCTTTATTATTGATTTGGCCATTGTAAATGATTTTGGTTTTTAA
- a CDS encoding HEPN domain-containing protein encodes MDDVNFRDLSRYRIEMAERKISAAEVLIKEGMYADAVSRIYYGIFHAARAMLALKGLDSKKHSGIISLFNQHFVKTGLLPKEFGRIIKNAKDLREESDYNEFYLVSIKDAEELLKDGTRFIIGIKKRIQEILNKL; translated from the coding sequence ATGGATGACGTAAACTTTAGAGATTTATCCCGTTATCGTATAGAAATGGCGGAAAGAAAAATAAGTGCTGCTGAAGTCTTGATCAAAGAAGGTATGTATGCCGATGCTGTATCCCGAATTTATTACGGAATATTTCATGCAGCCAGAGCAATGCTCGCATTAAAAGGGCTTGATTCCAAAAAACATTCGGGGATAATATCTCTTTTTAATCAACATTTTGTTAAGACCGGTCTTTTGCCTAAAGAGTTCGGAAGGATAATTAAAAATGCGAAGGATTTACGGGAAGAAAGTGATTATAATGAATTTTACCTGGTAAGTATTAAGGATGCCGAAGAACTCTTAAAGGATGGGACAAGATTTATCATTGGAATTAAGAAACGTATTCAAGAAATATTAAATAAGTTATAA
- a CDS encoding nucleotidyltransferase domain-containing protein: MKQLTLSDIENKVLQGFIKYLTNLYPEQVVSIELFGSKARGDARDDSDIDILIIVKDRHNIDRNKIYDYVLDAELNYGINISLKIYNKEDFDKLIKLNVPFASNIQKEGVTLWMT; encoded by the coding sequence GTGAAACAATTAACCTTATCCGATATTGAAAATAAAGTTTTGCAGGGGTTCATCAAATATTTAACCAATTTATATCCTGAGCAGGTAGTTTCGATTGAACTCTTTGGTTCTAAAGCTCGTGGGGATGCCCGGGATGATTCTGATATAGACATACTGATCATCGTAAAAGACCGGCACAATATTGATCGTAATAAAATTTATGATTATGTACTTGATGCCGAATTAAATTACGGGATAAATATTTCTCTGAAGATATATAACAAAGAAGATTTCGATAAGCTTATAAAATTGAATGTTCCCTTTGCCAGTAACATTCAAAAAGAAGGAGTAACTCTATGGATGACGTAA
- the pglX gene encoding BREX-1 system adenine-specific DNA-methyltransferase PglX: protein MNKSAIKNFAVSARKKLMEAISQKAYEIGITKDGVKDVETFQGGFRVNDKIFKDYELKQREELVRRIREKGFDQVVEEAAYTWFNRFIALRFMEVNEYLPTGVRVLSSLEENKTEPDIIREALNIDLDVDREIVYQYQDNNDTEGLYKYLLIKQCNQLAEIMPGMFEQLADYTELLLPDHLLTEGSVIRNLVEGIDEDDFKEQVEIIGWLYQYYISEKKDEVFAGLKKNIKITKENIPAATQLFTPEWIVKYMVENSLGRLWLESHPNEELKAKWKYYLEEAEQEPEVQKQLEEIRNKDLSPEDIKVLDPAMGSGHILVYAFDVLYDIYLSAGYSERDIPRLILEKNLYGLDICDRAGQLAYFALVMKARSKNRRIFRSKINLNLCSIQESNDIPKEVVDYFVNGDQSLKKDVKYLIDIFHDAKNYGYILDVKRVDFDLIERIVEFISTQEVSNLFEHHYKKVILNNIPNLIKQGKIISEKYNVVVTNPPYMGSGGMNQKLSSFVKNFFKNSKGDMCTIFMEKTINMTEINGFMAMINIPSWMFLSSYETLRQKLIENRRIINLLHFGRGIFGSDFGTTAFVIQNSSLGCIGTYERLFDKQGSVENIDKKINKFLNRESLYHIEQKEFTKIPGYPIAYWVTEGIRRIFHSGKQLEQIMPVKKGMDTGNNDRFLRLWYEVNYNKFGLNLCNGNETIALNKKWVPYNKGGEYRKWFGNNEYIINWENDGSELRNSTANLRSKHLYFKKSVTWSALTISKTSFRYSDYGAIFDSAGSSMFPEEENIKYYIALMNSKIVEVFLNIINPTLNYGAGTVGKLPILFPKTKNIENKILFLSDYCIKIAKTEWDCFEMSWDFKHHPLLNYSVFKNNLTSNKIETAFHRWQDFTNQQFTQLKYNEEELNRIFIEIYGLQNELTPEVKDKDITIRKADRERDFKSFISYAVGCMFGRYSLDEEGLIYAGGEFDPNRYKTFKVDLDNIIPIADDVYFDEGEDIVSRFVEFVKITFGEDTLEENLDYIAETLKKKPSETSRQAIRRYFLNDFYKDHVKTYKKRPIYWLFDSGKQNGFKALIYMHRYDPYTVARVRTDYLHKLQKKYEAEMNRLDVIMQSDVSQAEKTKARKKKEAISKQMQECMVYDQAIAHVANQKIEIDLDDGVKVNYAKFQGVEIPMGEGKKPLKANLLAKI, encoded by the coding sequence ATGAATAAATCGGCCATAAAAAACTTTGCCGTTAGCGCCAGGAAAAAGTTAATGGAGGCAATCAGCCAAAAAGCCTATGAAATAGGTATTACAAAAGACGGGGTCAAAGATGTAGAGACCTTTCAAGGCGGGTTCAGAGTTAACGATAAGATTTTTAAAGACTATGAGTTAAAACAAAGAGAGGAATTAGTCAGGCGAATTCGGGAAAAGGGCTTTGACCAAGTGGTGGAGGAAGCAGCCTATACCTGGTTTAACCGTTTTATTGCCTTGAGATTTATGGAGGTCAATGAATACCTGCCGACAGGAGTCAGGGTGCTGTCCTCCCTGGAGGAAAACAAGACCGAGCCGGATATTATCAGAGAGGCTTTGAATATAGATTTAGACGTTGACAGGGAAATTGTTTACCAATATCAGGACAATAATGATACAGAAGGTTTATATAAATATTTGTTAATTAAACAGTGCAACCAGCTGGCGGAAATTATGCCGGGTATGTTTGAACAGCTGGCTGATTACACAGAATTACTGCTGCCGGACCATTTACTCACTGAGGGTTCGGTTATCAGGAATTTAGTAGAGGGTATTGACGAGGATGATTTTAAGGAGCAAGTTGAAATTATCGGGTGGCTTTATCAATACTATATCTCTGAGAAAAAAGATGAGGTGTTTGCAGGGCTAAAGAAAAATATTAAGATTACCAAGGAAAATATCCCTGCAGCTACCCAGCTTTTTACACCTGAGTGGATTGTAAAATACATGGTGGAGAATTCTTTGGGTAGATTATGGCTGGAATCCCACCCCAATGAAGAGTTAAAGGCCAAGTGGAAGTACTACCTGGAGGAAGCGGAGCAGGAGCCGGAGGTACAGAAACAACTGGAGGAAATCCGAAATAAAGACCTCAGCCCGGAAGATATAAAGGTACTGGATCCGGCCATGGGGAGCGGGCATATTCTGGTTTATGCTTTTGATGTGTTGTATGATATTTATTTGTCGGCGGGGTATTCTGAGAGGGATATACCTAGACTAATTTTGGAGAAAAATTTGTATGGGTTGGATATCTGTGACCGGGCCGGTCAGCTGGCTTACTTTGCACTGGTGATGAAGGCTAGAAGTAAAAATAGAAGGATTTTTAGGAGTAAAATTAATTTAAACTTATGTTCAATACAGGAAAGCAATGATATCCCCAAAGAAGTAGTAGATTATTTTGTTAATGGGGACCAAAGTTTAAAAAAGGATGTTAAGTACTTAATTGATATATTTCATGATGCCAAAAATTATGGTTATATCTTAGACGTGAAAAGGGTAGATTTTGATCTTATTGAAAGAATAGTAGAATTCATAAGTACTCAAGAAGTTTCTAATTTGTTTGAACATCACTACAAAAAGGTTATTTTAAATAACATACCTAATCTTATTAAACAAGGAAAGATAATAAGCGAAAAATATAATGTAGTAGTAACTAATCCTCCTTATATGGGTAGTGGAGGAATGAACCAAAAGCTTAGTAGTTTTGTTAAGAATTTTTTTAAGAACAGTAAGGGTGATATGTGTACGATATTTATGGAAAAGACCATTAATATGACCGAAATAAATGGTTTTATGGCAATGATTAACATACCGTCTTGGATGTTTTTAAGTTCATATGAAACTCTAAGACAAAAACTAATAGAAAACAGAAGAATAATAAATTTACTGCATTTTGGTAGAGGAATTTTTGGATCTGATTTTGGTACAACTGCATTTGTTATACAGAATAGTAGTTTGGGTTGTATTGGAACATATGAAAGATTGTTTGATAAACAGGGTTCCGTTGAAAACATTGATAAGAAGATAAATAAGTTTTTAAATCGAGAATCGTTATATCATATTGAACAAAAGGAATTCACAAAAATACCGGGATATCCAATAGCTTATTGGGTAACAGAAGGTATTAGAAGGATTTTTCATAGTGGAAAACAACTGGAACAAATAATGCCTGTAAAAAAGGGAATGGATACGGGAAATAATGACAGATTTCTAAGGCTTTGGTATGAGGTGAACTATAATAAATTTGGGTTAAATCTGTGTAATGGTAATGAAACTATAGCATTAAATAAAAAGTGGGTACCTTACAATAAAGGTGGAGAGTATAGAAAATGGTTCGGAAATAATGAATACATAATTAATTGGGAGAATGATGGTTCTGAATTAAGGAATTCAACTGCTAATTTGAGAAGTAAACATTTATATTTTAAAAAATCGGTTACTTGGAGTGCATTAACTATTAGTAAAACAAGTTTTAGGTATTCAGATTATGGCGCTATTTTTGATTCAGCTGGCTCTTCTATGTTTCCAGAAGAAGAAAATATAAAGTATTATATTGCGCTTATGAATTCAAAAATAGTAGAAGTTTTTTTAAATATAATAAATCCTACATTAAATTATGGTGCAGGAACAGTAGGAAAATTACCAATATTATTTCCTAAAACAAAAAATATTGAAAATAAGATTCTTTTTTTATCAGATTATTGTATAAAAATAGCAAAAACTGAATGGGATTGCTTTGAAATGTCCTGGGATTTTAAACATCACCCGTTATTAAATTATTCAGTATTCAAAAACAATCTTACTTCAAATAAAATAGAAACAGCATTTCATAGATGGCAAGATTTTACCAATCAACAATTTACCCAATTAAAATATAACGAAGAAGAACTTAACCGCATTTTTATAGAAATCTATGGTCTGCAGAATGAACTAACCCCGGAGGTAAAGGACAAAGACATTACTATCAGAAAAGCCGACCGGGAGCGGGACTTCAAATCCTTCATCTCTTATGCTGTAGGCTGTATGTTTGGCCGTTACTCCCTGGACGAGGAAGGGCTGATCTATGCCGGGGGAGAGTTTGACCCCAACAGATATAAAACCTTTAAAGTAGATTTAGACAACATCATTCCTATTGCTGACGACGTATATTTTGATGAAGGTGAAGACATCGTCAGCCGCTTTGTGGAATTTGTTAAGATAACCTTTGGCGAAGACACACTCGAAGAAAACCTTGATTATATTGCAGAAACCCTAAAGAAAAAGCCCAGTGAAACTTCCAGGCAAGCCATTAGAAGATATTTTCTAAATGATTTCTATAAGGACCATGTTAAAACATACAAAAAAAGACCAATCTACTGGTTATTTGATTCAGGCAAACAGAACGGCTTTAAGGCCTTAATATATATGCACCGCTATGACCCTTACACAGTAGCCAGAGTGAGAACAGACTATCTGCATAAGCTGCAGAAAAAATATGAAGCGGAAATGAACAGGCTTGACGTTATTATGCAATCTGATGTTTCACAGGCAGAAAAAACAAAGGCCCGAAAGAAAAAGGAAGCCATTAGTAAACAAATGCAGGAATGTATGGTTTATGACCAGGCCATTGCTCACGTGGCCAACCAAAAGATTGAGATTGACTTGGATGACGGAGTAAAAGTAAACTATGCCAAATTCCAGGGTGTGGAGATTCCCATGGGCGAGGGTAAAAAGCCCTTAAAGGCTAACTTACTGGCGAAAATATAA